GGAGACATATATCCTCTTGTCCCCATAACCGAGCCTTGACTATTGCTTTCATCTACGATTTGTTTTACAGCACCGAAATCAATCAATACAATTTTATTGTCATCTGCTCTACGAATTAAGTTATCTGGTTTTACATCTCTATGAACAATTGCCTTGCCATGTAAACTCTTATCATGGATGTATTTTAAAGGAGACAAAATATCCTTAACTAAACCCAATACATCCTTTTCTTCCCATTTTTGATTAGATTCTATTTTGCTACTTAACTCTTCGGCAAGTGTATAGCCAGCAATATAATCCTGAACTATAAAAAAGCGACCTCTTTCTTCAAAAAATGCTTGCAAAGATGGAATTTCAGGATGCTTAATCTGGCTTAATACGGAAGCCTCCTGATTAAATAAGTTTTTTGCTCTTTCCGAGATGTTGCTAGTTCTACCAGTTGAACTATACATAGATGGACTTAGCTCTTTAACAACACAAAGAGCATTATTTGGTTTGTCCAAATCTTCAGCTATGTAAGTAACACCAAAACTACCTGAACCTAGTTTTTCTCCAATCTTATAACGACTTCTAATAATTTCACCACTGCTCAAGCTTTGATCATCATCAGAACTAGAAACAAAATCTTCGATGATTTCTATTTTTTCTTTGATCAAATCTTCTCTGGATAATTGCTCATCTAGAATACTTGGATCAGAAATTGTTCGAGAAGCAATTTGCGCCAGATTATTTTGCAATTCATCAGAAGAGTCTACATAGTCTCTGATTTGCTGACTAACAGAGAAAGCCTTTTGAGTATCTGTATCATCAACTTTATTCACAGTTTCCATGGGGATCTGATAGCGTGGCAGTTCACCTTCAGGCTTATCCAAAGAAAACTTGTAATGATACCAAACAGCAATTTTATGAAGCTGGCGTACATGTTTAAAAGCTCTAATAGGCTCAACTTCGAGACTCTCATGTGTTGCCAAGTTGCCATATTTTCTGATCGCAGTAAAAAGATAGAAAATCTCTTTGCCGACTATATTTTTTTGGCGTAACTTATTTAAAACTGTATAAAATGGTGTTTTCTTAGGAACTGTATATCCTGATGCTGATAGAGCATACTTGGCGATTAGCTCACAACACTTACGAGCGACCATGTGAGCAGTTTCAGGATCAGATAGGCAATATTGTTCGGCAGATGTAGCGTATTTTGCAATATCTTGCTGTTCGAGGAATTGAAAATTCTGGCTGATTTCTCTATTAGTCATTGGCTAATTTACGCAAGTATATTATTTGTAAACTCTCAAGACGGGGACGCAGGCAGTGCGTTTGAGACTCATTAAATGACCTAATGTCAGAGGAATCTGTATTAGACCATCTTGAAATAACCATTTCTTGCCACCCCCCCTAAACACTACAATTATGTGTTTCAAAACAAATATATCAAACTCTATAGCTAGTGACATAAATAAATATAAACTTTTCGTGTTTATTCAGCCGAAAAAATCATGTCAAGATAGTCTTTGCGTCTTGGATTACGCAACATATACCAAGATTCGTATGCTCAATTTTTTTTGCTAGAGGTATTCGTCAGTTAATAGGGGATTTTGCTTAAAAAGTACATCACATAGCATCAAAAGAGATTTAGCTTAAATAATCCATTTCATAAACATTGCTTTTTTGTTACATCAAACATAATAAACATCTGATACATTAAGTAAAACACTTGATAAATTTCGCTGTCATGAAGTTACAGGTAAAAAATTATGCAAACTTGATTGAAGCACTACAAAGTAGACTCGACCTAAATCAAGTTCAATTGGCTCAACGGGTAGGGACAACGCCTTTATCGCTCAGTCGCTGGAAGAATGGACATACTACACCTTCACCTATGGCGATCGCTTTGTTAAAGCAAGCGGTCAATGACTTAGGTGATCGGGGGACAGATTTACAAAAGTATTTCTAGACTCTCGTTGTAGAGATTATTTTTTTGTGCGATCGCATATCAGATGATATCGGTTCTAGTGGAAAATTTGGTTCTAGTGGAAAAAGTTTAAGTGGCACAGCAATTCTTTGAAAAGCCCATTCTCAATTCTCCCTATGAGATCCCTTCACAGCATTGGGAGCTAGATAAATCTGGACAACCAACTCACCAATTAATCAAAAGTCGCAGACCTGCGGAATTTATTAGTCCGATTCCTAAGCCCAGAAAGCAAAAGTTTAATCAGGGTGAATTGCTTGCTGAACAGGATATTTCAAATAATCGCCAAACCTATGCGACATCTTTGTTTATCAATAGTGTGCGCGAAAAAGTCAGTGAATGGCGCAAGATTGTTAGTCCTGAAAAATGGCAGGTTAGCCCAGAAACAGCAAGGCTTTTACAACATTGGCGACATTACGATTTTCATGGGGTTAGACCGTTCTTTTGTCAGCTAGAAGCAATAGAAACCGCAATTTGGTTAGCTGAAGTTGCACCCCTCAGTAAGCAAGGTCAAAACTTCATTGAGCAAATCACAACAGCAAATAAAGACGCAAATCCTGAAATATGGCGAGTTGCTTTAAAACTAGCGACAGGGGCAGGTAAAACAACAGTCATGGCAATGTTGATCGCATGGCAGACCATCAATGCTGCGCGTCATCCATCCAGTAAGAAGTTTACACGCGGATTTCTAGTTGTTACTCCTGGCATTACGATCCGCGATCGCTTGCAAATATTGCAACCTAATCATCCTGATAACTACTACAGCAACCGTGAGTTAGTCCCTAGCGATATGTTAGGGGATATAGCCAAAGCGAAGATTGTAATTACGAATTACCACGCATTTAAACTGCGAGAGCGTTGGGAAATTGCTGCAAATACTCGCAAACTATTACAGGGCAGGGATGAACCACTGCAAACCCTAGAAACTGAAGGGCAGATGCTGCAAAGGGTTATGCCCGACTTAATGGGGATGAAAAATGTTTTAGTGATCAATGATGAAGCTCACCATTGCTATCGTGAAAAGCCTGATAACGATGAAATAGATGATCTCAAGGGTGATGACAAGGACGAAGCCAAGAAAAACAACGAGGCTGCAAGACTTTGGATTTCTGGCATTGAAATAGTCAAGCGCAAGCTCGGAGTCGATAGGGTATATGACCTATCAGCCACCCCATTTTTTCTAAGAGGATCTGGCTATGCCGAAGGTACTTTATTTCCTTGGACAGTTAGTGACTTTTCGCTCATGGATGCGATCGAGTGTGGCATTGTCAAACTGCCCCGTGTGCCTGTATCTGACAATGTGCCAAATGAAGATATGCCCAAGCTTCGTAACCTTTGGGAGCATATCCGTAAAAAAATGCCCAAGAAAGGCAGAGGTTCGGGAGGCAGTTTAGATCCTTTGAGCTTACCGTCTGAATTGCAAACGGCTCTTGATGCACTGTATGGACATTACAAGAAGACCTATGACCAGTGGCAAGAAACGGGTATTAGAGTCCCACCTGTGTTTATCGTAGTTTGTAATAACACATCGACATCTAAGTTAGTCCATGACTTTATCTCTGGTTTTCACCGAGAAATAGATGATGAAACCACATACCACGCTGGCAGACTAGAGCTATTTCGTAACTATGACGAGTTCGGTAATCGTCTAGCCAGACCACGAACCCTCTTAATTGACAGTGAGCAGTTAGAGTCAGGTGATGCTTTAGATAGCAATTTTCGAGAAATGGCATCCGATGAAATCGATCGCTTTCGCCGCGAGTTAGCCCAACGCAAAGGTTCAGCAGAAGTGGAAAAACTGACCGATCAAGACTTGCTGCGAGAGGTAATGAACACTGTCGGTAAAGAAGGTAAGTTAGGTGAGTCAATTCGTTGTGTCGTCTCAGTTTCCATGCTTACGGAAGGATGGGATACCAATACCGTAACCCACGTTCTAGGAGTTCGTGCATTTGGTACGCAATTACTTTGTGAACAGGTCATCGGTCGTGCTTTGCGGCGCTATTCCTATGAACTCAATGACGAGGGTTTGTTTGATGTGGAATACGCCGATGTGTTGGGGATTCCTTTTGACTTCACGGCAAAGCCTGTTATTGCTAAGTCCAAACCACCAAAGAACACAATTCATGTCGAAGCAGTCAGTCCCGATCGCGATGAATTAGAAATCACATTTCCCCGTGTCGAAGGTTATCGCGTGGAATTGCCAGAAGAAAAGTTGACAGCAGTATTTAATCCAGATTCAGTCCTAGAACTTAATCCCCAACTTGTAGGGGCAACGGTTACGCAAAATTCAGGCATCATCGGTGAAGCAGTGGAGTTAAATGTCAAACATTTAGACAGTGTTCGCCAATCGACGGTTTTGTTTCATGTGACTAAGCATTTGCTTTACAACAAATACCGTGACCCTGGGGAAGAGCCAAAAATGCACCTCTTTGGTCAACTCAAGCGGATTGTCAGGCAGTGGCTAGACGGAGGCTATTGTCGGTGTACTGGTGGCACATATATCGCTCAGTTGCTATATCAAGACATTGCAAATATGGCTTGCGATCGCATCAAAGCAGCAATCACAGAGACAATGATTGGCGATCGCCCAATAAAAGCAATTCTTGACGCTTATAACCCCACAGGCTCAACTAGTCATGTCAGTTTTAACACCTCAAAACAGACTCTATGGAAGACAGCACCCAACAAAAGTCATGTCAATTGGGTAGTTTGCGATAGCGATTGGGAATCTGAATTTGCCCGTGTTGCCGAATCTCATCCCAGAGTCCGCAGTTATGTCAAAAATCAAGGCTTAGGTTTAGAAGTTCCCTATCTCAATGGCTCAACTCAGCGCCGCTATATCCCAGATTTCATCGTACAGATCGATGATGGACACGATGACTTAATGAATTTAATAGTCGAAATAAAAGGGTATCGCGGCGAAGATGCTAAGGACAAAGCCAATACGATGAAAACTTACTGGATTCCAGGGGTGAATAATTTAGGCAAGTTCGGACGTTGGCAATTTGCAGAATTTACATCAGTATTTGAGATTGACTCAGATTTTCACAAGCTAGTTGATACTTTAGTACAAATCGGCTCAAGTGCTTGATGATTAAAGCTTTTAAGTAATTCTATCCAGTCAATATTTCGCAAATTAAAATCATGGCTCCACGAAAAAACACCAAGCAATCCAAACAAATCGAAACCATCAAACACGAAGAAGCCAAGCGGCGCAACATTCCCACAGCAGAGCATCAGTCAGTAATGGCAGATGATGAGAAAAGCCCGATCCGTGTTGCCTACGATCGCCGCAATCGCGATCTCGATCCGCAGTTGGTTTGGCGCGGCAAAGACGAGCAGGACTGGTCAGATTTGGTTGTGTCGGCTCCACCGCTTTACATTCAAGAAAAGGTACATCCGAAGGCGATCGTTGACGATTTGCGCCGCCAGAGTCAGGAGCGATCGGAGGCAACTCAAGATACGCAGTTAGATTTGTTTGCAGACTTTAATGGGTTGCCGAAGGATGCAACGGCAACGGAATTTTATAAGCACGATGCGAACTGGACAAATCGCATGATTTTAGGGGATAGCCTTCAGGTAATGGCAAGCCTAGCCGAGCGTGAGGGTTTGCGCGGTAAGGTGCAATGTATCTATTTCGATCCGCCCTATGGGATTAAGTTCAATTCAAATTTTCAATGGTCAACAACTAGCCGCGACGTGAAAGATGGGGATAAAAAGCAAATTACTCGCGAACCTGAACAGGTAAAAGCTTTTCGGGACACTTGGCGCGATGGGATTCATTCTTATTTGACTTATTTGCGCGATCGCTTGACGGTAGCGAGGGATTTATTAACGGATAGTGGTTCTATTTTTGTGCAGATTGGCGATGAGAATGTGCATCGGGTTAGGGCTTTGATGGATGAGGTGTTTGGGGATGAGAATTTCATTGGTTTAATTACCTTTAGAAAGAAAAATATGCCTTTTGGTGCTCGATATATTGAGGGAATGTCAGACTATATAATCTGGTATTCTCAAAATTCTGAAAAAACAAAATTCAGAGAAATTTTTTCTTTTAAAAATGTAGAAAGTGCTTCACGATGGAATTATGTAAGACTTAGCAATGGAGTAGATCGAACTCTATCAAGTGATGAATTTCATAGCCATAAACTTTTGCCAATAAAGAGTAGAGTCTATAGTCACCAAACACTAAAACCGTCAGGCACTTTTACAGGGGGCTTTTTCAGTGTCAATCACAACGGGAAAGTATACCAAACACCAAAAGGAGGATGCTGGGCGACAACTGAAGAAGGGATGCGTAGACTTCTTTACGCAGATAGAGTTGGTGTAGAGAATACTAATCTACGCTATAGATTTTTCATAGATGACTACCCCGTTTCAAGAATTAATAACCTATGGACTGATACATCTGGAGCATCGAATAAAACCTATGTAGTCCAAACTATGGAAAAAGTAATTGAGCGTTGTATCCTAATGGCAACAGACCCCGGCGATCTAGTCTTAGATCCCACCTGTGGTTCAGGAACTACCGCCTATGTTGCCGAACAATGGGGAAGACGCTGGATTACCATTGATACATCTCGCGTAGCCCTAGCTCTAGCCAGAGCCAGAATCATGGGCGCACGCTACCCCTATTACATCCTAGCCGACAGTCCCGAAGGTCAGCAAAAAGAGGCATCAATTACTCGTACCATGCCATCCGACAGCCCGACACATGGCAACATCCGCTTAGGTTTTGTGTACGATCGCGTTCCCCACATCACGCTTAAATCCATTGCCAATAATACCGAAATAGATACCATTTGGGAGTCATACCAAACCAAGCTCGAACTTTTGCGCGGAGCATTGAATCAAGAACTAAGCAAATCTTGGGAAGAGTGGGAAATACCCCGTGAGGTTGATGCGAAATGGTCGGACAAAGCCAAGCAATTGCATAGTGACTGGTGGGAAAATCGCATCGCCAAACAGAAAGAAATTGATGCGTCCATTGCGGCTAAAGCCGATCAAGAATTTCTCTATGACAAGCCCTATGAAGATAAAAACACGGTACGGGTAGCTGGCCCATTCACAGTAGAAAGTTTGTCACCTCACAGAGTCTTAGCTGTTGATGAAAATGATGACCTCATCGATCCAGATGCAAAGCCAAAAGACAATGGCGAAATCGACTTTGTAAATGTGATTCTGGAAAACCTCAAAACCTCTGGTGTGCAACAAGCCCACAAAGAAGACAAGATCAATTTCACATCGCTTGTACCCTTTCCCAGTCAATACATCTGTGCTGAAGGTCGTTATGTCGAAGGTGAAAACGACAAAGAAAAACGCGCAGGTATTTTCATCGGTTCTGAATTTGGCACAGTGTCCCGTCCCGATCTAGTTGCCGCCGCTAGAGAAGCGGGTGACATTGGCTTTGATGTCCTGATTGCCTGTGCCTTTAACTATGACGCTCACTCAGCCGAATTTAACAAACTAGGTCGCATCCCGATCCTCAAGGCTCGGATGAATGCCGATCTGCACATGGCAAATGATCTCAAAAATACAGGGGCAGGAAACCTATTTGTCATCTTTGGTGAGCCTGATATTGATATCACCCCGCT
This genomic stretch from Pseudanabaena galeata CCNP1313 harbors:
- a CDS encoding helix-turn-helix domain-containing protein, which gives rise to MKLQVKNYANLIEALQSRLDLNQVQLAQRVGTTPLSLSRWKNGHTTPSPMAIALLKQAVNDLGDRGTDLQKYF
- a CDS encoding BPTD_3080 family restriction endonuclease, coding for MAQQFFEKPILNSPYEIPSQHWELDKSGQPTHQLIKSRRPAEFISPIPKPRKQKFNQGELLAEQDISNNRQTYATSLFINSVREKVSEWRKIVSPEKWQVSPETARLLQHWRHYDFHGVRPFFCQLEAIETAIWLAEVAPLSKQGQNFIEQITTANKDANPEIWRVALKLATGAGKTTVMAMLIAWQTINAARHPSSKKFTRGFLVVTPGITIRDRLQILQPNHPDNYYSNRELVPSDMLGDIAKAKIVITNYHAFKLRERWEIAANTRKLLQGRDEPLQTLETEGQMLQRVMPDLMGMKNVLVINDEAHHCYREKPDNDEIDDLKGDDKDEAKKNNEAARLWISGIEIVKRKLGVDRVYDLSATPFFLRGSGYAEGTLFPWTVSDFSLMDAIECGIVKLPRVPVSDNVPNEDMPKLRNLWEHIRKKMPKKGRGSGGSLDPLSLPSELQTALDALYGHYKKTYDQWQETGIRVPPVFIVVCNNTSTSKLVHDFISGFHREIDDETTYHAGRLELFRNYDEFGNRLARPRTLLIDSEQLESGDALDSNFREMASDEIDRFRRELAQRKGSAEVEKLTDQDLLREVMNTVGKEGKLGESIRCVVSVSMLTEGWDTNTVTHVLGVRAFGTQLLCEQVIGRALRRYSYELNDEGLFDVEYADVLGIPFDFTAKPVIAKSKPPKNTIHVEAVSPDRDELEITFPRVEGYRVELPEEKLTAVFNPDSVLELNPQLVGATVTQNSGIIGEAVELNVKHLDSVRQSTVLFHVTKHLLYNKYRDPGEEPKMHLFGQLKRIVRQWLDGGYCRCTGGTYIAQLLYQDIANMACDRIKAAITETMIGDRPIKAILDAYNPTGSTSHVSFNTSKQTLWKTAPNKSHVNWVVCDSDWESEFARVAESHPRVRSYVKNQGLGLEVPYLNGSTQRRYIPDFIVQIDDGHDDLMNLIVEIKGYRGEDAKDKANTMKTYWIPGVNNLGKFGRWQFAEFTSVFEIDSDFHKLVDTLVQIGSSA
- a CDS encoding site-specific DNA-methyltransferase, whose translation is MAPRKNTKQSKQIETIKHEEAKRRNIPTAEHQSVMADDEKSPIRVAYDRRNRDLDPQLVWRGKDEQDWSDLVVSAPPLYIQEKVHPKAIVDDLRRQSQERSEATQDTQLDLFADFNGLPKDATATEFYKHDANWTNRMILGDSLQVMASLAEREGLRGKVQCIYFDPPYGIKFNSNFQWSTTSRDVKDGDKKQITREPEQVKAFRDTWRDGIHSYLTYLRDRLTVARDLLTDSGSIFVQIGDENVHRVRALMDEVFGDENFIGLITFRKKNMPFGARYIEGMSDYIIWYSQNSEKTKFREIFSFKNVESASRWNYVRLSNGVDRTLSSDEFHSHKLLPIKSRVYSHQTLKPSGTFTGGFFSVNHNGKVYQTPKGGCWATTEEGMRRLLYADRVGVENTNLRYRFFIDDYPVSRINNLWTDTSGASNKTYVVQTMEKVIERCILMATDPGDLVLDPTCGSGTTAYVAEQWGRRWITIDTSRVALALARARIMGARYPYYILADSPEGQQKEASITRTMPSDSPTHGNIRLGFVYDRVPHITLKSIANNTEIDTIWESYQTKLELLRGALNQELSKSWEEWEIPREVDAKWSDKAKQLHSDWWENRIAKQKEIDASIAAKADQEFLYDKPYEDKNTVRVAGPFTVESLSPHRVLAVDENDDLIDPDAKPKDNGEIDFVNVILENLKTSGVQQAHKEDKINFTSLVPFPSQYICAEGRYVEGENDKEKRAGIFIGSEFGTVSRPDLVAAAREAGDIGFDVLIACAFNYDAHSAEFNKLGRIPILKARMNADLHMANDLKNTGAGNLFVIFGEPDIDITPLDDGKLQVKIHGVDVFHPQSGEVRSSNADEIACWFIDTDYNEESFFVRHAYFLGASDPYKSLKTTLKAEIDEEAWSSLYSDTSRPFAKPKSGRIAVKVINHLGDEVMKVFNVN